TCATTTTGCGACGCCGTTTTCTCCGCTTCCAATCCCTCCAGAACTGCCTCTGAGCATCTGAAACGTGGTACTTGTCCTAATTTTAACTCTCTACCGAAACCCATTTCTTCAATCTCACCCAACACTGCCTTATTGCCTTCTCCTTCTTGCGGTGGCTCTACAGTAGTGCATACTAGTAGTAATAGGAAGCGACCTGTCGTTTCTAGTTCAGGAATTTCCTGTTCTGGTGGCGTTGCATCATCAACGTATCCAGTGACAGCTGTGGGTAGTACGTACCAAGTGAGTCCTCTTGCTATCGTCGATCCATCACGATTCTCAGATGAGATAGCTATGTTGCCACAACAACCACATTTGATGTTGTCTGGTGGCAAAGAGGATTTAGGTGCTTTAGCTATGTTGGAAGATAGTGTAAAAAAGTTAAAGAGTCCTAAAACTTTGCCAGGACAAGCTCTGAGTAAGACCCAGATTGACTGCGCGTTTGATTATTTAGCTGATTGGGTTTACGAGTCTTGTGGGTCTGTGTCCTTTACTAGTTTAGAGCATCCAAAGTTCAGGGCTTTTCTGAATCAAGTTGGGTTGCCTGTGGTTTCAAGAAGGGATTTTGTTGGTGGGAGATTGAATGTCAAGTACGAGGAAGCTAGGGCTGAGTCTGAAGCAAGGATTAGAGATGCTATGTTTTTTCAGATTGCGTCAGACGGGTGGAAGGTGAAGAGTAATGGGGGTTTTGGTGATGTAAATTTGGTTAATTTGACAGTGAATTTGCCTAATGGAACTGGTTTGTATAGGAGAGCTGTGTTTGTTAGTGGTTCAGTGCCTTCAAAATATGCAGAGGAGGTTTTTTGGGAGACTATAACAGGCATCTGCGGGAGTCTTGTGCAACAGTGTGTAGGTATAGTTGCAGACAGGTTTAAGGCTAAGGCATTGAGGAATTTAGAGAACCAGAACCATTGGATGGTCAATCTTTCTTGTCAGTTACAAGGGTTCACAAGTTTGATTAAGGATTTTAGTAAGGAGCTTCCACTGTTCAGGACTGTTAGTGAGAATTGCTTCAAGCTTGCAAGTTTTATCAATAACAAGACACCAATTCGAAATAGTTTCCATAAATATCAATTGCAAGAGTACGGGAATGCAGGATTGTTGAGAGTGCCCTTGCGGGAGTATGAGAAGATGGATTTTGGACCTGTGTATACAATGCTAGAGGATATAATGAGCTCAGCTCAAGCATTGCAGTTGGTCTTGCTTGATGAATCGTATAAGATAGTATCAATGGAGGATCCTACTTCAAGAGAAGTTGCTGAGATGATTAGAGATGTGGGGTTTTGGAATGATTTGAATGCGGTGCATTCGCTAGTTAAGTTGATCAAGGAAATGGCTCAAGAGATTGAGATAGAGAGGCCATTAGTAGGGCAATGTCTGCCGCTATGGGATGAACTTAGAGCAAAAGTGAAGGATTGGTGTTCAAAGTTCCACATTGCTGAAGGAGCAGTGGAGAAAGTGATCGAAAGACGATTCAAGAAGAATTATCATCCTGCTTGGGCCGCGGCTTACATACTAGATCCACTTTATTTGCTGAGGGACAACAGTGGGAAATTCCTTCCTCCTTTCAAATGCTTGACCCCGGAGCAGGAAAAGGATGTAGACAAGCTTATAACCAGGCTTGTTTCAAGGGAGGAGGCTCATATTGCACTGATGGAACTCATGAAATGGAGAACAGAAGGGCTTGATCCTGTGTATGCAAGGGCTGTCCAGATGAAGGAGAGGGATCCCGTTACAGGAAAGATGAGGATAGTAAATCCCCAGAGTAGTAGGCTTGTCTGGGAGACTTATCTTACTGAGTTCAAGTCACTAGGGAAAGTTGCAGTTAGgcttatttttcttcatgccacTTCATGCGGGTTCAAATGCAATTGGTCTTTGCTGAGATGGGTGTGTGCCCACGGGCACTCAAGGGAAGGCATGGACAAGGTACAAAAGTTGATATTTATTGCTGCTCACTCAAAGCTTGATAGGCGGGATGTTTTGAGCGATGAAGATAAGGATGCAGATCTCTTTGCATTGGCAAATGGTGAGGATGATGTGCTAAACGAGGTTCTTGTTGATACATCCTCAGTGTAACATTTTTTTCCACtacttttgaatttaaatttgtagGATTTATTTGAATTCTTCCCACTTCTTATATCCTTTTGTATTTCTTTACTTACTCTTTAGAAGATTTCGGGGCAGTCAGATTGGAGGAAGAGATGAATTAATAGGGATTCTGTTTCTGTATGCCTAGTAATGCATACCTCATAAATTGAGCAAGTTCTCATCTTTCATTCTAGGATGAATTTTGGAGGTTCTCAGTttgcgggaaaaaaaaaagaagaaagaaagaatcttGTTTGTAAAGAtagcaatttctttttaacaGATTTTTCAGAACGGGAACACTTGTACAATTTTGTTCTTCAAGTATTCTCCGTACTTTCTAAGATTGAGTTTATACAAGAGCAATTGCTACGAATTCTCTGAACCTAACATGTTAAATACTCTCATTTAAGCTTGGGTGAGGTATATCTGGGTTGTTCAGCAGTTGATTTTCTGAGCATGATGTTCATGACTTTATTTAGAACGTCGTTATGAAACTCTGGTAGCCATTATGGTTATTATATTCTTCACCATTATGTCATCATTGTTGAAGTTCTCCATTTCCAAGGATGACTTGCTTTCTCTCATAAAAGTTTGTCACCGTTCTTAAATTCAACCAAAAGTCCTGCTAAACTTTTGAAGTTAACGAGACTGTGGAGTTTAGTGCCTGTTCTCCTATTCATTGCGATGTAGATCCCTCTATTCTTGCCTGATGATCTTATAATTCCTTGAGCAACAAGGATGATTCACTGCCTTATATGATCATATTTTCCTTAATTGAGTTTCATGTTATGCATGTATGGTGTAATGATTAGAAGGGGTCTGCTTGAAAACTTTTCATGTTTTTCGTGCTCCTTTGTGTGCCCAAATAGGTTTCTTAGGATGGGATTCTAGTTTTATTTCCCACAATGAAAATAGATTCTTCTGTTGAACCTTGCCTCATATTTTCCTGGTTATGTTCCAAAATTAGGTAAGTTCCTGACTATAGGAGCTCCTTCACATGCCATGCTTGGAAGTATCTTTATCACATCTACTCGAGCTGCTTGCCTAGTTAAATGCTGAATCACAAAGTTTGCAGTATCATTCTCTGCCCCGAGTTCATAACCTTGGGGATTCCGAGGCGGGATCTGCTCCTTTcctcttttaatattttgtttctaaaattaacaaGTCTTCTTTAATGATGTAACTTTAATCACTATACTAATCTATTGCCTGGTATGTGTGAGTGCAACAATCTACTCTGGGAACATAATGATTTTCCATTTGTCAGGAACTTTGATCTGAAGAAAACTGAGATATTATGCTAAATTAATCTTTGTGGTGGCAGAAGCGTTCGACAAAGATATTGTTGGACTGGAGAAACCACCGTAAGATTGTTGGATGTTAGTACAATGCCATGGACAATGATTAAAGGTGGAATTCTGCCAGAAGGATCCAAGGACTTGACTTGAAATTTTTGGAAGTGAGATGTCAATTTGTAACCAGAGGTTGCTTAAACAAGCTGGTTCGGTGTATGGCAAGCCAAGCACCTCTACGTGGGTCAACAACCTCGGAAGGACCTGAAAGAACACCTTTCTAGCTGGAGAAGCACTTGCaactgttttctttctttctttttttatct
This genomic interval from Populus alba chromosome 1, ASM523922v2, whole genome shotgun sequence contains the following:
- the LOC118036061 gene encoding uncharacterized protein isoform X5; the protein is MATTTNTATTPPPPQQQVDTAMAEELTAKAAHKRYEGLVMVRTKAIKGKGAWYWAHLEPMLVHNTDTGLPKAVKLRCSFCDAVFSASNPSRTASEHLKRGTCPNFNSLPKPISSISPNTALLPSPSCGGSTVVHTSSNRKRPVVSSSGISCSGGVASSTYPVTAVGSTYQVSPLAIVDPSRFSDEIAMLPQQPHLMLSGGKEDLGALAMLEDSVKKLKSPKTLPGQALSKTQIDCAFDYLADWVYESCGSVSFTSLEHPKFRAFLNQVGLPVVSRRDFVGGRLNVKYEEARAESEARIRDAMFFQIASDGWKVKSNGGFGDVNLVNLTVNLPNGTGLYRRAVFVSGSVPSKYAEEVFWETITGICGSLVQQCVGIVADRFKAKALRNLENQNHWMVNLSCQLQGFTSLIKDFSKELPLFRTVSENCFKLASFINNKTPIRNSFHKYQLQEYGNAGLLRVPLREYEKMDFGPVYTMLEDIMSSAQALQLVLLDESYKIVSMEDPTSREVAEMIRDVGFWNDLNAVHSLVKLIKEMAQEIEIERPLVGQCLPLWDELRAKVKDWCSKFHIAEGAVEKVIERRFKKNYHPAWAAAYILDPLYLLRDNSGKFLPPFKCLTPEQEKDVDKLITRLVSREEAHIALMELMKWRTEGLDPVYARAVQMKERDPVTGKMRIVNPQSSRLVWETYLTEFKSLGKVAVRLIFLHATSCGFKCNWSLLRWVCAHGHSREGMDKVQKLIFIAAHSKLDRRDVLSDEDKDADLFALANEAFDKDIVGLEKPP
- the LOC118036061 gene encoding uncharacterized protein isoform X3, giving the protein MATTTNTATTPPPPQQQVDTAMAEELTAKAAHKRYEGLVMVRTKAIKGKGAWYWAHLEPMLVHNTDTGLPKAVKLRCSFCDAVFSASNPSRTASEHLKRGTCPNFNSLPKPISSISPNTALLPSPSCGGSTVVHTSSNRKRPVVSSSGISCSGGVASSTYPVTAVGSTYQVSPLAIVDPSRFSDEIAMLPQQPHLMLSGGKEDLGALAMLEDSVKKLKSPKTLPGQALSKTQIDCAFDYLADWVYESCGSVSFTSLEHPKFRAFLNQVGLPVVSRRDFVGGRLNVKYEEARAESEARIRDAMFFQIASDGWKVKSNGGFGDVNLVNLTVNLPNGTGLYRRAVFVSGSVPSKYAEEVFWETITGICGSLVQQCVGIVADRFKAKALRNLENQNHWMVNLSCQLQGFTSLIKDFSKELPLFRTVSENCFKLASFINNKTPIRNSFHKYQLQEYGNAGLLRVPLREYEKMDFGPVYTMLEDIMSSAQALQLVLLDESYKIVSMEDPTSREVAEMIRDVGFWNDLNAVHSLVKLIKEMAQEIEIERPLVGQCLPLWDELRAKVKDWCSKFHIAEGAVEKVIERRFKKNYHPAWAAAYILDPLYLLRDNSGKFLPPFKCLTPEQEKDVDKLITRLVSREEAHIALMELMKWRTEGLDPVYARAVQMKERDPVTGKMRIVNPQSSRLVWETYLTEFKSLGKVAVRLIFLHATSCGFKCNWSLLRWVCAHGHSREGMDKVQKLIFIAAHSKLDRRDVLSDEDKDADLFALANGEDDVLNEVLVDTSSV
- the LOC118036061 gene encoding uncharacterized protein isoform X6, producing MATTTNTATTPPPPQQQVDTAMAEELTAKAAHKRYEGLVMVRTKAIKGKGAWYWAHLEPMLVHNTDTGLPKAVKLRCSFCDAVFSASNPSRTASEHLKRGTCPNFNSLPKPISSISPNTALLPSPSCGGSTVVHTSSNRKRPVVSSSGISCSGGVASSTYPVTAVGSTYQVSPLAIVDPSRFSDEIAMLPQQPHLMLSGGKEDLGALAMLEDSVKKLKSPKTLPGQALSKTQIDCAFDYLADWVYESCGSVSFTSLEHPKFRAFLNQVGLPVVSRRDFVGGRLNVKYEEARAESEARIRDAMFFQIASDGWKVKSNGGFGDVNLVNLTVNLPNGTGLYRRAVFVSGSVPSKYAEEVFWETITGICGSLVQQCVGIVADRFKAKALRNLENQNHWMVNLSCQLQGFTSLIKDFSKELPLFRTVSENCFKLASFINNKTPIRNSFHKYQLQEYGNAGLLRVPLREYEKMDFGPVYTMLEDIMSSAQALQLVLLDESYKIVSMEDPTSREVAEMIRDVGFWNDLNAVHSLVKLIKEMAQEIEIERPLVGQCLPLWDELRAKVKDWCSKFHIAEGAVEKVIERRFKKNYHPAWAAAYILDPLYLLRDNSGKFLPPFKCLTPEQEKDVDKLITRLVSREEAHIALMELMKWRTEGLDPVYARAVQMKERDPVTGKMRIVNPQSSRLVWETYLTEFKSLGKVAVRLIFLHATSCGFKCNWSLLRWVCAHGHSREGMDKVQKLIFIAAHSKLDRRDVLSDEDKDADLFALANGTLI
- the LOC118036061 gene encoding uncharacterized protein isoform X4 → MATTTNTATTPPPPQQQVDTAMAEELTAKAAHKRYEGLVMVRTKAIKGKGAWYWAHLEPMLVHNTDTGLPKAVKLRCSFCDAVFSASNPSRTASEHLKRGTCPNFNSLPKPISSISPNTALLPSPSCGGSTVVHTSSNRKRPVVSSSGISCSGGVASSTYPVTAVGSTYQVSPLAIVDPSRFSDEIAMLPQQPHLMLSGGKEDLGALAMLEDSVKKLKSPKTLPGQALSKTQIDCAFDYLADWVYESCGSVSFTSLEHPKFRAFLNQVGLPVVSRRDFVGGRLNVKYEEARAESEARIRDAMFFQIASDGWKVKSNGGFGDVNLVNLTVNLPNGTGLYRRAVFVSGSVPSKYAEEVFWETITGICGSLVQQCVGIVADRFKAKALRNLENQNHWMVNLSCQLQGFTSLIKDFSKELPLFRTVSENCFKLASFINNKTPIRNSFHKYQLQEYGNAGLLRVPLREYEKMDFGPVYTMLEDIMSSAQALQLVLLDESYKIVSMEDPTSREVAEMIRDVGFWNDLNAVHSLVKLIKEMAQEIEIERPLVGQCLPLWDELRAKVKDWCSKFHIAEGAVEKVIERRFKKNYHPAWAAAYILDPLYLLRDNSGKFLPPFKCLTPEQEKDVDKLITRLVSREEAHIALMELMKWRTEGLDPVYARAVQMKERDPVTGKMRIVNPQSSRLVWETYLTEFKSLGKVAVRLIFLHATSCGFKCNWSLLRWVCAHGHSREGMDKVQKLIFIAAHSKLDRRDVLSDEDKDADLFALANGEDDVLNEVLVDTSSV
- the LOC118036061 gene encoding uncharacterized protein isoform X1, producing MATTTNTATTPPPPQQQVDTAMAEELTAKAAHKRYEGLVMVRTKAIKGKGAWYWAHLEPMLVHNTDTGLPKAVKLRCSFCDAVFSASNPSRTASEHLKRGTCPNFNSLPKPISSISPNTALLPSPSCGGSTVVHTSSNRKRPVVSSSGISCSGGVASSTYPVTAVGSTYQVSPLAIVDPSRFSDEIAMLPQQPHLMLSGGKEDLGALAMLEDSVKKLKSPKTLPGQALSKTQIDCAFDYLADWVYESCGSVSFTSLEHPKFRAFLNQVGLPVVSRRDFVGGRLNVKYEEARAESEARIRDAMFFQIASDGWKVKSNGGFGDVNLVNLTVNLPNGTGLYRRAVFVSGSVPSKYAEEVFWETITGICGSLVQQCVGIVADRFKAKALRNLENQNHWMVNLSCQLQGFTSLIKDFSKELPLFRTVSENCFKLASFINNKTPIRNSFHKYQLQEYGNAGLLRVPLREYEKMDFGPVYTMLEDIMSSAQALQLVLLDESYKIVSMEDPTSREVAEMIRDVGFWNDLNAVHSLVKLIKEMAQEIEIERPLVGQCLPLWDELRAKVKDWCSKFHIAEGAVEKVIERRFKKNYHPAWAAAYILDPLYLLRDNSGKFLPPFKCLTPEQEKDVDKLITRLVSREEAHIALMELMKWRTEGLDPVYARAVQMKERDPVTGKMRIVNPQSSRLVWETYLTEFKSLGKVAVRLIFLHATSCGFKCNWSLLRWVCAHGHSREGMDKVQKLIFIAAHSKLDRRDVLSDEDKDADLFALANGEDDVLNEVLVDTSSVSVRQRYCWTGETTVRLLDVSTMPWTMIKGGILPEGSKDLT
- the LOC118036061 gene encoding uncharacterized protein isoform X2; translated protein: MATTTNTATTPPPPQQQVDTAMAEELTAKAAHKRYEGLVMVRTKAIKGKGAWYWAHLEPMLVHNTDTGLPKAVKLRCSFCDAVFSASNPSRTASEHLKRGTCPNFNSLPKPISSISPNTALLPSPSCGGSTVVHTSSNRKRPVVSSSGISCSGGVASSTYPVTAVGSTYQVSPLAIVDPSRFSDEIAMLPQQPHLMLSGGKEDLGALAMLEDSVKKLKSPKTLPGQALSKTQIDCAFDYLADWVYESCGSVSFTSLEHPKFRAFLNQVGLPVVSRRDFVGGRLNVKYEEARAESEARIRDAMFFQIASDGWKVKSNGGFGDVNLVNLTVNLPNGTGLYRRAVFVSGSVPSKYAEEVFWETITGICGSLVQQCVGIVADRFKAKALRNLENQNHWMVNLSCQLQGFTSLIKDFSKELPLFRTVSENCFKLASFINNKTPIRNSFHKYQLQEYGNAGLLRVPLREYEKMDFGPVYTMLEDIMSSAQALQLVLLDESYKIVSMEDPTSREVAEMIRDVGFWNDLNAVHSLVKLIKEMAQEIEIERPLVGQCLPLWDELRAKVKDWCSKFHIAEGAVEKVIERRFKKNYHPAWAAAYILDPLYLLRDNSGKFLPPFKCLTPEQEKDVDKLITRLVSREEAHIALMELMKWRTEGLDPVYARAVQMKERDPVTGKMRIVNPQSSRLVWETYLTEFKSLGKVAVRLIFLHATSCGFKCNWSLLRWVCAHGHSREGMDKVQKLIFIAAHSKLDRRDVLSDEDKDADLFALANGKFLTIGAPSHAMLGSIFITSTRAACLVKC